From the Euzebya rosea genome, one window contains:
- a CDS encoding thymidine kinase, whose amino-acid sequence MATLTFSHAPMGGGKSLAALVRHHHVTARGLKGMLIVMQPRQEGVVASRVGVSAPANVITTTSDVFAMVAEGLREENVHHVVADEAHFYAPQQIDQLARVADQLDIPVEAYGLLTDFRTKLFPASARLIELADRHVALPTQPLCACGNIATHNARLVDGVMVTDGDQVLVGDVTGDRVRYEPVCRGCHAVVNDPARITLP is encoded by the coding sequence GTGGCAACCCTCACCTTCTCCCACGCCCCCATGGGCGGTGGCAAGAGCCTGGCGGCGCTCGTCCGCCATCATCACGTCACCGCACGTGGGCTCAAGGGCATGCTCATCGTCATGCAGCCCCGGCAGGAGGGGGTCGTTGCGTCCCGTGTCGGGGTGTCCGCCCCGGCCAACGTCATCACGACCACGTCCGATGTCTTCGCCATGGTCGCCGAGGGGCTTCGTGAGGAGAACGTGCACCACGTCGTCGCCGACGAGGCGCACTTCTACGCACCGCAACAGATCGACCAGCTCGCCCGCGTGGCCGACCAGCTCGACATCCCCGTCGAGGCCTACGGCCTGCTCACGGACTTCCGGACCAAGCTGTTCCCGGCGTCTGCCCGCCTGATCGAGCTCGCCGACCGCCACGTCGCCCTGCCGACCCAGCCGCTGTGCGCGTGCGGGAACATCGCGACCCACAACGCCCGGCTGGTCGACGGCGTCATGGTGACCGACGGCGACCAGGTCCTGGTCGGCGACGTCACGGGCGATCGGGTCCGCTACGAGCCGGTGTGCCGCGGCTGCCACGCGGTCGTCAACGACCCGGCACGGATCACCCTGCCCTAG
- a CDS encoding acyl-CoA thioesterase, which produces MHPTFTHPIDVRYLEVDQQGVVFNMWYLAYFDDALTAFLAHRGVPYREMMERGFDVQLVNTDITWRRGVGWGDDVGVAVSTARMGTTSFVLDFSVRVEAQECVTGRTVYVVIATDGSGKRSIPDFLREALDPVEPLLGPVG; this is translated from the coding sequence GTGCACCCCACCTTCACCCACCCGATCGACGTCCGCTACCTCGAGGTCGACCAGCAGGGGGTGGTCTTCAACATGTGGTACCTGGCTTACTTCGACGACGCCCTCACGGCCTTCCTCGCCCACCGTGGCGTGCCCTACCGGGAGATGATGGAGCGGGGGTTCGACGTCCAGCTGGTCAACACCGACATCACGTGGCGTCGTGGGGTCGGCTGGGGCGACGACGTCGGTGTGGCCGTGTCGACCGCCCGGATGGGGACCACGTCGTTCGTCCTCGACTTCTCGGTCCGGGTCGAGGCGCAGGAGTGCGTCACCGGCCGCACCGTCTACGTCGTGATCGCCACCGACGGGTCGGGGAAGCGGTCGATCCCCGACTTCCTCCGCGAGGCGCTGGACCCGGTCGAGCCGCTGCTCGGCCCCGTGGGCTGA
- a CDS encoding M20/M25/M40 family metallo-hydrolase — translation MAPTTSEIIAAVDAGHETARADLEALCRIPSIAFDGFDPAPVHESARATAELLERSGLQDVRLLEGGGAPPAVFGEVHVGDDRPTVLLYAHHDVQPTGDVDAWTSPPFEPTERDGRLYGRGCADDKAGVVAHATAVAAWNQLGGPPVNVKVIIEGEEEIGSPHLEEFLAEHGALLAADAVVVADLVNWKVGTPSLTYLLRGMVDVGVEIRVLEHAVHSGMYGGPVPDPLTALAKLIADLTDETGALVNPELRKGLRSPSAEEMRRLEALDFDEGRFRGEASLGADVRLGGDPGLPALQKIWMEPNLTVLGIDAPSVQLASNAIQPSARAKLGLRLGPGQDAKVARQALVDHLNAQSPMGLEVTATPGAAGDPFETELDRAPVRAMLAALEKGYGAAPVLMGSGGSIPLLGPLQTANPDATMLLLGVEDPDSRAHGIDESLHLGDWKAACRSVALLFAELAG, via the coding sequence ATGGCTCCGACCACATCCGAGATCATCGCCGCCGTCGACGCCGGGCACGAGACCGCCCGAGCCGACCTCGAGGCGTTGTGCCGCATCCCCTCCATCGCCTTCGACGGCTTCGACCCGGCGCCGGTGCACGAGAGCGCCCGAGCGACCGCCGAGCTGCTGGAGCGGTCCGGCCTGCAGGACGTTCGCCTGCTGGAGGGTGGTGGGGCGCCCCCTGCGGTGTTCGGGGAGGTCCACGTCGGCGACGACAGGCCCACGGTCCTGCTGTACGCCCACCACGACGTCCAGCCCACCGGTGATGTCGACGCGTGGACCTCGCCCCCGTTCGAGCCGACGGAACGCGACGGCCGTCTGTACGGGCGGGGCTGCGCCGACGACAAGGCCGGCGTGGTCGCCCATGCCACCGCGGTCGCAGCCTGGAACCAGCTGGGCGGTCCGCCGGTCAACGTGAAGGTCATCATCGAGGGCGAGGAGGAGATCGGCTCGCCACACCTCGAGGAGTTCCTCGCCGAGCACGGCGCCCTCCTTGCCGCCGACGCCGTCGTGGTCGCCGACCTCGTGAACTGGAAGGTCGGCACACCCTCCCTCACCTACCTGCTGCGCGGCATGGTCGACGTCGGTGTGGAGATCCGGGTGCTGGAGCACGCGGTGCACAGCGGCATGTACGGCGGCCCGGTCCCCGACCCGCTGACGGCGCTGGCCAAGCTCATCGCCGACCTGACCGACGAGACGGGCGCCCTCGTGAACCCCGAGCTGCGCAAGGGGCTCCGGTCCCCGTCGGCGGAGGAGATGCGGCGCCTGGAGGCCCTGGACTTCGACGAGGGCAGGTTCCGCGGTGAGGCCAGCCTGGGCGCCGACGTGCGCCTGGGCGGCGACCCGGGACTGCCGGCCCTCCAGAAGATCTGGATGGAACCGAACCTGACGGTGCTCGGCATCGACGCGCCGTCGGTGCAGCTGGCCAGCAACGCCATCCAGCCGAGCGCCCGCGCCAAGCTGGGCCTGCGCCTGGGCCCCGGTCAGGACGCCAAGGTCGCCCGGCAGGCCCTCGTCGACCACCTCAACGCCCAGTCCCCCATGGGCCTGGAGGTCACCGCCACGCCGGGTGCCGCCGGCGACCCCTTCGAGACCGAGCTTGACCGGGCACCCGTCCGCGCCATGCTGGCCGCCCTGGAGAAGGGCTACGGAGCCGCCCCCGTGCTCATGGGCAGCGGCGGATCCATCCCCCTGCTTGGGCCGCTGCAGACGGCCAACCCGGACGCCACCATGCTGCTGCTCGGCGTCGAGGACCCCGACTCACGGGCCCACGGCATCGACGAGTCGCTGCACCTCGGCGACTGGAAGGCCGCCTGCCGTTCCGTCGCGCTGCTGTTCGCCGAGCTGGCCGGCTGA
- a CDS encoding CocE/NonD family hydrolase has product MRSALLLVVLALTAAVLALAPSGAGADTVPAGYSFSHEWFESHDGLQLHAGVFLPSDHVTGEEHPVILVPTPYTSPNGGATGLNLSGPEIRFPELFAHQSFREDRWAYVQFDIRGFGGSEGCFQYYMPNEAADVETAVEHIAGLDWAGDVALWGKSYDAAQHVLALGREDVEGLAATVIQAPGLSAYTALWDNGVHYATGRYATTSVYTADDLFPAHNTSTLGEPNYWRATLSPVTTAANYPTCRTDGIVMMNTVWDREDAFWADKEPYLDAVGSDVPTFWLHGFHDANTKPRHMDVYSSLTGPTQAWFGQFTHVRGHEAGVGRSEYFLDEVFRFLDRHVLGRASGADDAAVTVQQGDTGEWRHEEQWPPADGFDWAMPLNEGAYVDEQGNNAGGSSAGTGVLSVSPVLPHDVHLGGEVTIDATVSTTLPMAHMVGLLYDIAPNGRARFVQRGAQLIDGTGEQDLSFNLYPQDWEFRAGHRIGVLLSPGDDSWYSPGVTGQDVDVVAGQATLPLIAVDRTDLIDGGISDGADDVSPFVLPADRIVQAEVDVSLPPAQTAPDGS; this is encoded by the coding sequence ATGCGCTCCGCCCTCCTCCTCGTCGTGCTCGCCCTGACCGCGGCCGTGCTGGCCCTCGCGCCGTCCGGCGCCGGGGCCGACACCGTCCCGGCCGGCTACTCCTTCTCCCACGAGTGGTTCGAGAGCCACGACGGGCTGCAGCTGCACGCAGGGGTGTTCCTGCCCTCGGACCACGTCACGGGTGAGGAGCACCCGGTCATCCTCGTGCCCACGCCCTACACCTCGCCCAACGGCGGGGCGACGGGGTTGAACCTGTCCGGGCCGGAGATCCGCTTCCCCGAGCTGTTCGCCCACCAGTCCTTCCGGGAGGACCGCTGGGCGTACGTGCAGTTCGACATCCGCGGCTTCGGCGGGTCGGAGGGGTGCTTCCAGTACTACATGCCCAACGAGGCCGCCGACGTCGAGACCGCGGTCGAGCACATCGCCGGGCTGGACTGGGCCGGCGACGTCGCCCTGTGGGGCAAGTCCTACGACGCCGCCCAGCACGTGCTGGCCCTGGGTCGCGAGGACGTCGAGGGGCTGGCCGCCACGGTCATCCAGGCGCCCGGCCTGTCGGCTTACACCGCGCTGTGGGACAACGGGGTCCACTACGCGACCGGTCGGTACGCCACGACCAGCGTCTACACCGCCGACGACCTGTTCCCGGCCCACAACACCTCCACCCTCGGCGAGCCGAACTACTGGCGGGCGACGCTGTCGCCGGTGACGACGGCGGCGAACTACCCGACCTGCCGCACCGACGGCATCGTGATGATGAACACCGTCTGGGATCGAGAGGACGCGTTCTGGGCCGACAAGGAGCCCTACCTCGACGCCGTCGGCTCGGACGTCCCGACCTTCTGGCTGCACGGCTTCCACGACGCCAACACCAAGCCGCGGCACATGGACGTGTACTCGTCCCTGACCGGGCCGACGCAGGCCTGGTTCGGCCAGTTCACCCACGTCCGTGGCCACGAGGCTGGCGTCGGCCGCAGCGAGTACTTCCTCGACGAGGTCTTCCGCTTCCTGGACCGCCACGTCCTGGGTCGCGCGTCCGGCGCGGACGACGCGGCGGTCACCGTGCAGCAGGGTGACACCGGCGAATGGCGCCACGAGGAGCAGTGGCCGCCCGCCGACGGGTTCGACTGGGCGATGCCGCTCAACGAGGGCGCCTACGTCGACGAGCAGGGCAACAACGCCGGTGGCAGCTCTGCCGGCACCGGCGTCCTCAGCGTCAGCCCGGTGCTGCCGCACGACGTCCACCTCGGCGGCGAGGTCACGATCGACGCGACCGTCTCCACGACCCTGCCGATGGCCCACATGGTCGGGCTGCTCTACGACATCGCCCCGAACGGTCGAGCCCGGTTCGTGCAGCGCGGCGCCCAGCTGATCGACGGCACCGGCGAGCAGGACCTGTCCTTCAACCTGTACCCGCAGGACTGGGAGTTCCGCGCCGGCCACCGCATCGGGGTCCTGCTGTCCCCCGGCGACGACAGCTGGTACTCCCCCGGTGTGACCGGCCAGGACGTCGACGTCGTGGCCGGGCAGGCGACCCTCCCCCTCATCGCGGTCGACCGCACCGACCTGATCGACGGTGGCATCTCCGACGGTGCCGACGACGTCTCCCCGTTCGTCCTTCCCGCCGATCGGATCGTGCAGGCCGAGGTCGACGTGAGCCTGCCGCCGGCGCAGACCGCCCCCGACGGCAGCTGA
- a CDS encoding quinone-dependent dihydroorotate dehydrogenase, with translation MYRLLFSRVLVRLDAEQAHHVAIRLLRLLQGIPGGLWLTRRLVGRPDPILATEVFGVRFPSPLGMAAGFDKDAKVYRALDAFGFGFVEIGTVTGQPQPGNPRPRMFRLPADRALINRMGFNNDGSAAARQRLTERLSTGDSGVVGVNIGKTKVVPAEDAPSDYVVSTQRLAPFADYLVVNVSSPNTPGLRDLQATEQLRPLLDAVRGAAPDDLPVLVKIAPDLADEDVDAVADLAVDLGLAGIIATNTTISREGLRTGGRLAAEAGGLSGAPLRDRAVEVLARLHARVGDRIALVSVGGVEDVDDVWERLRAGASLVQAYTGVVYGGPAWPTTISRQLAARLRAGGHSSVTEIIGADA, from the coding sequence CTGTACCGCTTGTTGTTCTCCCGTGTCCTCGTGCGCCTCGACGCCGAGCAGGCCCACCACGTCGCGATCCGGCTGCTCAGGCTCCTCCAGGGCATCCCGGGTGGCCTCTGGCTGACCCGTCGCCTGGTGGGCCGCCCCGACCCGATCCTGGCCACCGAGGTGTTCGGGGTGCGCTTCCCGAGCCCACTGGGGATGGCCGCCGGGTTCGACAAGGACGCGAAGGTGTACCGGGCCCTCGACGCGTTCGGGTTCGGCTTCGTGGAGATCGGCACCGTCACCGGGCAACCCCAGCCCGGCAACCCGCGCCCCCGCATGTTCCGCCTGCCCGCCGACCGGGCGCTGATCAACCGGATGGGCTTCAACAACGACGGGTCGGCGGCTGCCCGTCAGCGGCTGACCGAGCGGCTGTCGACCGGTGACAGCGGCGTGGTGGGCGTGAACATCGGCAAGACCAAGGTCGTCCCCGCCGAGGACGCGCCGTCGGACTACGTCGTGTCGACCCAGCGCCTCGCCCCGTTCGCCGACTACCTGGTCGTCAACGTCAGCTCGCCCAACACCCCCGGGCTTCGTGACCTGCAGGCCACCGAACAGCTCCGGCCGCTGCTGGATGCCGTCAGGGGCGCCGCACCGGACGACCTGCCGGTCCTCGTCAAGATCGCCCCCGACCTGGCCGACGAGGACGTCGACGCCGTCGCCGACCTGGCCGTCGACCTGGGGCTGGCCGGCATCATCGCCACCAACACCACCATCAGCCGGGAGGGCCTGCGCACCGGGGGTCGCCTGGCGGCGGAGGCGGGTGGTCTGTCCGGAGCACCCCTGCGCGACCGCGCGGTGGAGGTGCTCGCCCGGCTGCACGCCCGCGTCGGCGACCGGATCGCACTGGTGTCGGTCGGTGGGGTGGAGGACGTCGACGATGTCTGGGAGCGCCTCCGTGCCGGGGCGTCGCTGGTCCAGGCCTACACGGGGGTCGTGTACGGCGGGCCGGCCTGGCCGACCACGATCAGCCGCCAGCTGGCGGCTCGCCTCCGTGCCGGCGGTCACTCGTCGGTCACCGAGATCATCGGCGCCGACGCCTGA
- a CDS encoding CorA family divalent cation transporter, which yields MRDDARMINGCATYRAGVALPDTDTPVGALAALAAGHGRTCWIALSDPSREEVHRLAQVAHLPPALSMAMEQSSSRASLSQPDGALVLTVAAARYDQGRDLVEIGNLVLIVHGDLVISVSRHAPTDVRDLRWQLEQQASDLARGPAGIVRAHLQAVIAGYADVLADLRQDVEVLEREVFDDNGSSDASKRIYLFKREAIDFQQGTATLIDPLDDLMDGAVPMLSEVGRGEWEVLRDRLVRLVDRAEAVDGLLSGILAAYQTDVALRQNEDMRKISAWVAIAAVPTLLAGVYGMNFEHMPELSHPLGYPILLGVMVACSVALYIVFRTRKWL from the coding sequence GTGCGCGATGATGCCCGGATGATCAACGGCTGTGCGACCTACCGGGCAGGGGTGGCGTTGCCCGACACCGACACGCCCGTCGGGGCGCTGGCCGCCCTGGCCGCGGGGCACGGACGGACGTGCTGGATCGCCCTCAGCGACCCGTCACGGGAGGAGGTCCACCGGCTGGCACAGGTCGCCCACCTGCCCCCGGCGCTCAGCATGGCCATGGAGCAGTCCTCCAGCCGTGCGTCGCTGAGCCAGCCCGACGGTGCACTCGTCCTGACCGTGGCCGCGGCCCGCTACGACCAGGGCCGCGACCTCGTGGAGATCGGCAACCTCGTCCTCATCGTGCACGGCGACCTCGTCATCTCGGTGTCCCGGCACGCGCCGACCGACGTCAGGGACCTGCGGTGGCAGCTGGAGCAGCAGGCGTCGGACCTGGCCCGTGGCCCGGCGGGCATCGTGCGTGCCCACCTCCAGGCGGTAATCGCCGGATACGCCGATGTGCTCGCCGACCTCCGCCAGGACGTCGAGGTCCTCGAGCGGGAGGTCTTCGACGACAACGGCTCGTCGGACGCGTCCAAGCGCATCTACCTGTTCAAGCGCGAGGCCATCGACTTCCAGCAGGGCACGGCGACCCTCATCGACCCCCTCGACGACCTCATGGACGGCGCGGTGCCCATGCTGTCCGAGGTCGGGCGAGGGGAGTGGGAGGTCCTTCGGGACCGCCTGGTCCGCCTGGTCGACCGTGCCGAGGCCGTCGACGGCCTGCTGAGCGGCATCCTGGCTGCCTACCAGACCGACGTTGCGCTCCGGCAGAACGAGGACATGCGCAAGATCTCCGCCTGGGTGGCCATCGCCGCGGTGCCGACGTTGCTGGCCGGCGTGTACGGCATGAACTTCGAGCACATGCCGGAGCTCAGCCACCCGCTGGGCTACCCCATCCTCCTCGGCGTCATGGTGGCGTGCTCGGTCGCCCTCTACATCGTCTTCCGCACCCGCAAGTGGTTGTGA